DNA sequence from the Bacteroidota bacterium genome:
AGGCTATCTGCCAAAAACCCGACGGTATGCAGATCAGCGAAACGAGAACAAAGAGGATGACGAATTGCAGCTTCTGTTTCTTCATCCTTTGAAAATCTGTAAAGAAAAGGAAGAGCAGTCCGAGAATCAGGGCTATGAGCGCCGTTCGCGAAACTGTGGATGCAAGCCCGGCAAACAACACAACGGAGAACACAATTGCTCCAAGCCGGACAATCAACTTGTCGGAGATTGTGGCAAGATGGAACAGGAAAACAACGCCAATGCCGTACACGGCTCCGGTAATATTGGGGCCGCCTGTCAGCCCCCCGGCACGCAACGATGTCGCCGAGTCAATGCCGAATTGTACCTGGGGAAGAGCCCATAATGCGGAAAGCACCGCTGATCCGGTGAATGCGGAAAGTATGAGAAGTCTCTCCCGCTCAGTCCGGATGAGCTGCGTTGTAAGCCAGAGAAAAATAGTCAACTGGAGGAATGTCATGAACCAGAGATAGCCCCCGCGTGTAAAGGCAGCTGCGGGGTTGCTGACCGATATCCAGAGGAGGAAAAGGACGGCAAACAGGTGCGGCCAGGTGAAGGCGGGATGTTCTTTTCTTATGAGAAGATGGTGAACAACATATCCTGCCAACGTTGCCCCGCCCATGACAGGATACATGGATGTGGCGAACTTCACCGGCGGAAGCAACATCTCGACCGGAAGCGTGCCCGCCAGAATCACTATGCCCCATTGCGGGCGCTGGAAAGCAATCCAGCCGACCGTACTAAACGAGACGATCCTCAGTAACAAGGCAACAGACTGATGACCGGAGTCTGCGGCAAGTTTGGCAAACAGCAACGTAACGAGGGCGCTTGCGACCCAATAGGCTATCGCTTTGTTACCCGCTCGCGCGGGCCATGCCTCCCGCAACAACTCAGCCATGGAGTGGATTCGTATAGAAATGACTCTGGAAAATGTGCGAGAATGTCGGTGTGGAAATCTTCAACGCAGTCGATTTTCGTTTTCTGTAATCGGGAAAAACCATCACAATATACTCCTTTTGGGATGATGCCGCAATAATGCACATCGGTGACAGGCACCCGGGTTCAGGCGTAACCTCCGCGCCTGCTTTCCGTACTACACGCTGAAACTATTCGTAACCCGATTCACAAAACAAAAACCAATCATGAAACCATCCCGTGCATTCTGGGGAATCTTCCTCGTGGCGTTTGGTGTGCTGTTCCTCGTCGGTCGCAACACGGATATCAACCTCGGTTGGGCGCATATCTGGAAGTTCTGGCCGATGGTCCTTGTATGTATCGGTCTCGCCGTTATGCT
Encoded proteins:
- a CDS encoding O-antigen ligase family protein: MAELLREAWPARAGNKAIAYWVASALVTLLFAKLAADSGHQSVALLLRIVSFSTVGWIAFQRPQWGIVILAGTLPVEMLLPPVKFATSMYPVMGGATLAGYVVHHLLIRKEHPAFTWPHLFAVLFLLWISVSNPAAAFTRGGYLWFMTFLQLTIFLWLTTQLIRTERERLLILSAFTGSAVLSALWALPQVQFGIDSATSLRAGGLTGGPNITGAVYGIGVVFLFHLATISDKLIVRLGAIVFSVVLFAGLASTVSRTALIALILGLLFLFFTDFQRMKKQKLQFVILFVLVSLICIPSGFWQIASGILTSILTGTDSIGFRYMQWEAALSMWKDNPWAGVGIGQFRYAVVFYGEQFVPFYGLGYGAHNIVLALMTETGLVGTMLFMMMITASFASLFRFFREESPTRRHFAAMWLTVSLMALFRGVTADTHFEKMLWLFVGFHGNPVKLGLLASFATKVRKLVSPARRSLLSPVHTEIP